One Telluria mixta DNA window includes the following coding sequences:
- a CDS encoding cupin domain-containing protein, with protein MSGYSINIEEKTLAGNNFREVLYTTQRSQLVIMTLQPGEEIGLEKHEGHDQFIRVEAGQGVAILDGEQHPLEDGVAVVIPAGTEHNVINTSGSEPMRLYTLYTPPEHPDGIVHATKAEADEYEKQHGH; from the coding sequence ATGTCGGGTTACAGCATCAATATTGAAGAAAAAACACTCGCCGGAAACAACTTCCGCGAAGTCCTGTATACGACCCAGCGCAGCCAGCTGGTCATCATGACCCTGCAGCCGGGCGAGGAAATCGGCCTCGAAAAGCATGAGGGTCACGACCAGTTCATCCGTGTCGAGGCCGGCCAGGGCGTCGCGATCCTGGACGGAGAGCAGCACCCGCTCGAGGATGGCGTCGCCGTCGTCATCCCGGCCGGGACCGAGCACAACGTCATCAACACCTCGGGCAGCGAACCGATGCGCCTGTACACGCTGTACACCCCGCCCGAGCATCCGGACGGTATCGTCCACGCCACCAAGGCCGAGGCCGACG